One window from the genome of Cricetulus griseus strain 17A/GY chromosome 2, alternate assembly CriGri-PICRH-1.0, whole genome shotgun sequence encodes:
- the Ptafr gene encoding platelet-activating factor receptor translates to MEQNESFRVDSEFRYTLFPTVYSVIFILGVVANGYVLWVFARLYPSKKLNEIKIFMVNLTVADLLFLITLPLWIVYYYNEGNWILPKFLCNLAGCLFFINTYCSVAFLGVITYNRYQAVAYPIKTAQATTRKRGISLSLVIWISIVATASYFLATDSTNLVRKKDGSGNITRCFEHYEPRSVPILVVHVFIAFCFFLVFFLILYCNLVIIHTLLTRPMRQQRKPEVKRRALWMVCTVLAVFVICFVPHHVVQLPWTLAELGYQTNFHQAINDAHQITLCLLSTNCVLDPVIYCFLTKKFRKHLSEKFYNMRSSRKCSRATTDTGTEVMMPADQTPVMSLKN, encoded by the coding sequence ATGGAGCAAAACGAATCCTTTCGTGTGGATTCTGAGTTTCGATACACCCTCTTTCCGACTGTTTACAGCGTCATCTTTATCCTGGGGGTGGTTGCCAATGGCTATGTGCTGTGGGTCTTTGCCCGCCTGTACCCTTCCAAGAAACTGAACGAGATAAAGATCTTCATGGTGAACCTCACCGTGGCGGACCTGCTGTTCCTTATCACCCTCCCGCTGTGGATCGTCTACTATTACAATGAGGGAAACTGGATTCTACCCAAATTCCTGTGCAACCTGGCTGGCTGCCTCTTCTTCATCAATACCTACTGTAGTGTGGCCTTCCTGGGTGTCATCACTTACAACCGCTACCAGGCAGTGGCCTATCCCATCAAGACTGCTCAGGCCACCACCCGCAAGCGTGGCATCTCTCTGTCCCTGGTCATCTGGATATCCATCGTGGCTACTGCCTCCTACTTCCTGGCCACAGACTCCACCAACCTAGTACGCAAAAAGGATGGCTCGGGCAACATCACTCGCTGCTTTGAACATTACGAGCCTCGCAGCGTGCCGATCCTCGTTGTTCACGTCTTCATCGCGTTCTGCTTCTTCCTGGTCTTCTTTCTTATCCTCTACTGCAACCTGGTCATCATCCACACGCTGCTCACGAGGCCCATGCGGCAGCAGCGCAAACCTGAAGTGAAGCGCCGGGCGCTATGGATGGTCTGCACCGTCTTGGCGGTGTTTGTCATTTGCTTTGTGCCGCATCACGTGGTCCAGCTGCCCTGGACTCTAGCAGAACTGGGCTACCAGACCAACTTCCACCAGGCTATTAATGATGCCCATCAGATcaccctctgcctcctcagcaccaACTGTGTCTTAGACCCTGTAATCTACTGTTTTCTTACCAAGAAGTTCCGAAAGCACCTCAGCGAAAAGTTTTACAACATGCGCAGTAGCCGGAAGTGCTCCAGGGCCACTACTGACACGGGCACCGAGGTGATGATGCCGGCTGACCAGACTCCTGTCATGTCACTAAAAAACTAA